In the Klebsiella aerogenes KCTC 2190 genome, one interval contains:
- a CDS encoding fumarylacetoacetate hydrolase family protein: MTQYVFAPQAPISIPVVGSDEQFPVRRVYCVGRNYAAHAREMGFDPDREPPFFFCKPADAVVPVAAGETLDLPYPAQTDNYHYEIELVVAIGKAGRDIPLEQAQEYIWGYATGLDMTRRDRQMEMRQMGRPWEIGKAFDLSAPVAPLHKAAEAREVNQAGIWLQVNGEDHQRSDIRHLIWSVNETISYLSGFFELQPGDLIFTGTPEGVGAVVKGDVITGNVDGLTPIAVRVV, encoded by the coding sequence ATGACTCAATACGTTTTTGCTCCCCAGGCGCCGATTAGTATCCCGGTTGTTGGCAGCGATGAGCAGTTCCCGGTACGCCGCGTTTACTGCGTTGGCCGTAACTATGCCGCCCACGCTCGTGAAATGGGCTTCGATCCGGATCGCGAACCACCTTTCTTCTTTTGTAAACCGGCGGATGCGGTTGTGCCGGTGGCGGCTGGCGAAACGCTGGATCTGCCGTATCCGGCGCAGACCGACAACTATCACTACGAGATTGAGCTGGTGGTCGCCATCGGCAAGGCGGGACGCGACATCCCGCTGGAGCAGGCGCAGGAATATATCTGGGGCTATGCCACCGGACTCGATATGACCCGCCGCGACCGCCAGATGGAGATGCGCCAGATGGGGCGCCCGTGGGAGATAGGTAAAGCGTTCGATCTTTCCGCTCCTGTCGCGCCGCTGCATAAAGCCGCCGAGGCGCGCGAGGTGAATCAGGCCGGAATCTGGCTGCAGGTGAATGGTGAAGATCATCAGCGTAGCGATATACGCCACCTCATCTGGTCGGTAAATGAAACCATCAGCTATCTCTCGGGCTTTTTTGAACTACAGCCCGGCGATCTGATTTTCACCGGCACGCCGGAGGGCGTCGGCGCGGTGGTGAAGGGTGATGTGATTACCGGTAACGTAGACGGACTGACGCCTATCGCCGTGCGCGTGGTGTGA
- the gtdA gene encoding gentisate 1,2-dioxygenase — translation MTLSTPQSNRERQQFYQHIAGQNLTPLWESLHYLVPQTPNANCAPAYWNYQEIRPLLLESGQLIGAKEAVRRVLVLENPQLRGQSSITASLYAGLQLIMPGEVAPSHRHNQSALRFIVEGHGAFTAVDGERTPMRPGDFILTPQWRWHDHGNPGDEPVVWLDGLDLPLVNYLGCGFAEDYPQEQQPVTRKEGDYLPRYAANMLPLRHQVGNSSPIFNYRYDRSREALHDLTHLGEADEWDGYKMRYVNPVTGGYPMPSMGAFLQLLPKGFRSRVAKTTDSTIYHVVEGSGQVTIGEQTFAFQAKDIFVAPTWHGVSFNASEECVLFSFSDRPVQEALGLFREARY, via the coding sequence ATGACCCTATCTACTCCGCAATCGAACCGCGAACGCCAGCAGTTCTACCAGCATATTGCCGGGCAGAATCTGACCCCGCTGTGGGAATCCTTGCACTACCTGGTCCCGCAAACACCGAATGCCAACTGCGCCCCGGCGTACTGGAACTATCAGGAAATTCGCCCGCTGCTGCTGGAAAGCGGGCAGTTAATCGGCGCTAAAGAGGCGGTGCGTCGGGTACTGGTGCTGGAGAACCCGCAGCTGCGCGGCCAGTCGTCCATTACCGCGTCGCTGTATGCCGGCCTGCAGCTCATCATGCCGGGCGAGGTGGCGCCGAGCCACCGTCACAATCAGTCGGCGCTGCGCTTTATCGTGGAAGGCCACGGCGCGTTCACCGCCGTCGACGGCGAGCGCACGCCAATGCGCCCCGGCGATTTTATTCTGACTCCGCAGTGGCGCTGGCACGATCACGGCAATCCTGGCGATGAACCGGTGGTCTGGCTCGATGGTCTCGATTTACCGCTGGTCAACTATCTCGGCTGCGGATTTGCTGAAGATTATCCGCAGGAGCAGCAGCCGGTGACGCGTAAAGAGGGCGATTACCTGCCGCGCTATGCTGCCAATATGCTGCCGCTGCGCCATCAGGTGGGAAATTCCTCGCCGATTTTTAACTACCGCTACGACCGTAGCCGCGAGGCGCTGCACGACCTGACCCATCTTGGCGAGGCTGACGAATGGGACGGCTACAAGATGCGCTACGTCAACCCGGTCACCGGCGGCTATCCGATGCCCTCAATGGGCGCTTTCCTGCAACTGTTGCCGAAAGGGTTCCGGTCGCGGGTGGCGAAAACCACCGATAGCACCATCTACCACGTAGTAGAAGGTAGCGGCCAGGTGACGATTGGCGAACAAACCTTTGCATTCCAGGCGAAAGACATCTTCGTGGCGCCAACCTGGCACGGCGTATCGTTCAACGCCAGCGAAGAGTGCGTGTTATTCAGCTTCTCGGACCGTCCGGTACAGGAGGCCTTAGGCCTGTTCCGCGAAGCGCGTTATTAA